The DNA region cactttaagtccttgtataatcgatggcaatctttttggtcaagtctccacactaataaattacatactgtaaaactgtcaatctcctcctggtcagctccattccatcggaacagacgttgggagacggctctcgcccgcttacgcattgcccacacccgtctaacacactcctatctgatgtcacaatccgatccacccctatgtcccttatgtaatgttcctctttcagtcccacatattctattgccatgcccacgttttgaagcagcccgtacctctactttctcccacctatcttccctacatagacatcccaacttatcagacatccttacagaatctcacactttctgctttgacaacctgttttccttactcaaacgcatatatatccttcacttgatctaatcctatacattacctcatccgaccctaacccattcactcaccaatcccttaacccagctttaacaactcatcgctaacccaaacacccttcactaacattagttatagtgctacatgaccttagatgtctagcacatttattttgcttttaacaattaaccattaaccattctcctcctcctccttctcctcctcctccttctcctcctcctcctcctcctcctcctcctcttcctcctcctcctcctcctcttcctcctcctcctcctcctcctcctccttctcctcctcctccttctcctcctcctcctcctcctcctcctcctcttcctcctcctcctcctcctcttcctcctcctcctcttcctcctcctcctcctcctcctcctccttctccttctccttctcccccttctccttaacccctttctcctcctcctccttcttctcctccttctcctcctcctccttctcctcctcctcttccttcctccccctcctcctccttctcctcctcctcctcctcctcctcctcctcctcctcctcctcctcctcctcctcctcctccttctcttcctcctcctcctcctcctccttctcctcctcctccttctcctccttctcctccttctccttctcccccttctccttctcctccttcgccttctcctccttctcctccttctcctccttcaactccttctccttctccttctcctcctcctcctcctcctcctcctcctcctcctcctccttctcctcctccttctccttctcctcctccttctcctccttctccttcttctccttcccctccttctccttctccttctcgtccttctccttctccttctcctcctcctcctcctccttctcctccttctcctccttctcctcctcctcctcctcctcctcctcctcctcctcctcctcctcctcctcctcctcctcctccttctcctcctcctccttttcctcctcctcctcctcctcctccttcgtctcttctcctccttctcctcctcctccttctcctcctcctcctcctcctcctctcctccccctcctccttctccttctcctccttctcctccttctcctcctcctcctcctcctcctccttctcctcctccttctcctccttctccttctcctccttctccttctcctcctcctccttctccttctcctccttctccttctccttttcctccttctcctccttctcctccttctcctccttctccttctacttcttcttcttcttcttcttctccttcttcttttctccttcttctttcttttcttcttcttcttcttcttcttcttcctcctcctcctccttctcctcctcctcctcctccccctcctccccctcctcttgccccctccttctcctccttctcctccttctcttcctccttcttctcctcctcttcctcctctttctcctccttctcctcctcttcctcctccttctcctcatcctcatccttagcAATTATAAGGGTTTATCCcttatcatttctctctttctctttttctttctctttctttctctttctctttctctttctatttctttctctttttctttctcttactctttccttttctctttttctttttctttttctttttctttttctttcttctttctttttatttctctctctctctctcaataataaagttaaatgtataatacaaatacatgcaaactggaaaggaaaaggaactaTAGGAGTTTGTTCAATATATAAATGGAAGAGATGTGAATTTAACAGTGAAAACGGCCAAGTCAGTGACGCCAGAGGAATAAAACTCGGGCAAATGCTTGCAACTATTTTATTGGGATTATTAAGGTTAAGTCACTCATTAAACACAAGTTCAGAATGATTAAATTCTTCATTATAATTCATAAAACTTTCTCCAGGTGTTGGGTGTAATTACATACCACTGGGTGATTACCTTTTATCTGTGAACTTCAGAAGTCTGCAATACATtaactaaatttaaaaaaaacatactaagttgcctgttttatttgtatatccaAGTTTTTATTGGTGTTCCTTCCACATGGTAACAGAGAAATGgctatcctcccctcccaccctcccctgccctatccctctctctccctctcctctctctttcccctctctctcggtgtgtgtgtgtgtgtgtgtgtgtgtgtgtgtgtgtgtgtgtgtgtgtgtgtgtgtgtgtgtgtgtgtgtgtgtgtgtgtgtgtgtgtgtgtgtacgtgtacgtgtacgtgtatgtgtatgtgtatgtgtatgtgcgtgtgcgactgtgcgtatgAGGACACGCAAACGCTTTTGCATGCGGTCGTTCGTTCGTTAATTACACGTCTTGTATCGTTTAGTCATTTTCCACTCATTCAcaatttttctacatttgtttttGAAATATCATAGCAGCAAAAGACCGATATTTATTTCAAACTGTAGGTCTTGAATGCGACATTTACTTGGATTTTTTGCTGCAATAACCTTTGTTAAAGTAACACTCGACTAACAACGTATAGCATTGAAGCAAGTGAAGAACGTGAGGTTTCGGAATACATCTCATAACACACTCTGGGAATACAACACGATgaagaatgataaaagtatttataAGGATTAATGGTAGACAAAACCGtacgaaggaaaaataatataaaactgaCTATCACTTCATGATTGCTTCACAACTTCACACTGGACACCGAATGATGTTAAAACCCTACAGTTTTAGAAGTGTCACGCCCCAGTCCTTACTCTATTACGTCTAGCGAAAGGGGCGCTCAGACCTAAGGGTTCCACACCACGCTGCCGTCTGGGTACATCATCTTCAAGAAGTCCGAGGGATCGTAACCAAACATTGTAAAATCCTTCCTGTAGATCGCAAGGATTTTCCGCATAAGTGGAGGACCGACGGTGCTGTAGTAGTTCTCCAGAAGGTCGCTCGTGTTGCCTCTGCCCTTGTGCGAATTGTACAGGAGGATGGTGTAGTCGGCGTCCTTCTCCATCCCCGTTTCTCTGAAATATTTGGAAATTCGGGAGAGCTTACGTTCTATGTTCATTCGTGTAACACTATCTGTAACACTAAGCCAGCCGATACGCGCACTGTGCTTAGTATAAATTCACCCAAGAGACAATGGATTTACCGACGCTATTGTTCCCTGACAAACCTAAAACCTGACATATTATAATAACCACATAAATAGATAACATCGAGGCCAAGGCTCACGTACCTGAGAATATAGCCTAAGTCTTCATTGAGGGTTTCGGCGTGGGCTATGAGTGTGTAGTTAACGTAACAAGCGCCGCACTGCAAGGTTATTGGTCTCCAGTGCGGGTCGTGCGATTCGGGGGCCACGGAGGCGATGTACCTTAGAAATTCCTCGAAGGAAGGCATGACCTTGGTACCGTTGTCGTAGGTTTGTTTGTACCTGGGCAGCGGTGCGTGCGGGGGAGAGGTGACTTGATGTGAATATTTTTCACGCACtcacacgcgacacacacacacacacacacacacacacacacacacacacacacacacatatacacacacacacacacacacacacacacacacacacacacgcacacacacacacacacgttcacacacacgcacacacacacacacacacacacacacacacgcgcacacacacacacacacacacacacacacacacatacacacacacacacgcacacacacacacacacacacacacacacacacacacacacacacacacacacacacacgcacacgcacacacacacacacaaacacacacacacacacacacacacacacacacacacacacacacacacacacacacacgcacacgcacacgcacacgcacacgcacacgcacactagagagaaagataaagaaagaaagaaagggagagagaaagaaacagaaagagaaacagacaggaagagggaaagagagagcgaaaccaAAAACGAGAgaccagaaaaaagacaaagagaacgtAAGAGAACACACAAAACCCCAGCACACAACCCCCTCACCAAACATGTCTTCCTCCCCATTGTCTCCCATCAACCCTATCTTCCTCCCCATTACCTCCCATGAACCCCAACTTCCTCCCCATACCTCCCATGAACCCCAACTTCCTCCCCATTACCTCCCATGAACCCCAACTTCCTCCCCATTACCTCCCATGAACCCCAACTTCCTCCCCATTACCTCCCATAAACCCCAACTTCCTCCCCATTACCTCCCATGAACCCCAACTTCCTCCCCATTACCTCCCATGAACCCCAACTTCCTCCCCATTACCTCCCATGAACCCTAACTTCCTCTCCAGTACCTCCCATGAACCCTAACTTCCTCCCCATTACCTCCCATCAACCCTAACTTCCTCCCCATTACCTCCCATCAACCCTAACTTCCTCCCCATTACCTCCCATCAACCCTAACTTCCTCCCCATTACCTCCCATCAACCCTAACTTCCTCCCCATTACCTCCCATCAACCCTAACTTCCTCCCCATTACCTCCCATTAACCCTAACTTCCTCCCCATTACCTCCCATCAACCCTAACTTCCTCCCCATTACCTCCCATCAACCCTAACTTCCTCCCCATTACCTCCCATCAACCCTAACTTCCTCCCCATTACCTCCCATCAACCCTAACTTCCTCCCCATTACCTCCCATCAACCCTAACTTCCTCCCCATTACCTCCCATCAACCCTAACTTCCTCCCCACTACCTCCCATCAACCCTAACTTCCTCCCCATGAACCCTAACTTCCTCCTCATTACCTCCCATCAACCCGAACTTCCTCCCCATTACCTCCCATCAACCCTAACTTCCTCCccattacccctctctccccaaacTCACCCCATCCCTCTCGTGAAGGTCAAAATCAGCGGAATAAAGCGATTGGCAGCTCCCGTCTCATATGCGGCATCGATCCTGTCTCTGTAGGCTGACAGAAGGCGCGACAGAGGCTCCCTCACTACGACGAACTTCATGAAATCCGGAGAGCTGTTTATCGATGAGAATTTGGCTGTGCTGCCCTTCAGGACTCTGCTCATCCTGAAAGAGGAGGCGGGGAAGCGAGTACTGTAGAGAAATATCTTGCttggtgtgtatttattttacaaGGAGACGAGTAGGCCTACATAAACTATACCAATACAGATACATATTCGTGCATAGAAGCTCACTGAGacagacatacgtgtgtgtgtgtgtgtgtgtgtgtgtgtgtgtgtgtgtgtgtgtgtgtgtgtgtgtgtgtgtgtgtgagagagtgtgtgtctgtgtgtgtgtgtgtctgtgtgtgtgtctgtctgtctgtgtgtaagaaagagagagagactcccaaAAAGGGTCTCAGACCAATTACGTTTATCAAATATTTTGTTGATATAAACTTTCATCCATAGCATAAACATCGATATCTTACTTTTTATGCACTACAATCATGAAATATCGGAGCTCATGTTGTGATGGATGGCTGTTAAAAGTGACAAACATTTAATAAACTTGTCGGACCGATGGTCTGAGAACAGCATTTGGACGCGTATATCATGAATCATGATATGAATGTAACAAATTTTACAGACTAAACATTCTGTATATACGCTCCatctagagagggagagagagggagagggagagggagagggagagagagagagagagagagagagagagagagagagagagagagagagagagagagagagagagagagagagagagagagagagagagagagagggagaagaagagggagagggagagggagagggagagggatatatatatagagagagagatagagagagagagagtgtaagctaGTTTATAAAATTCcctttgagggagagggagagggagagggagagggagagggagagagagagagagagagagagagagagagagagagagagagagagagagagagagagagagagagagagagagagagagagagagagagagagagagagtgtaagctaGTTTATAAAATTCCCTTTGAAATGAGTTCATCGATGAAGCTATAAAACACTAATCATAGCAACTCATGCTTAATTAAATAGACAGTGATAATGAAGCGAATacatttgtgtgagtatgtatatcaGAGAACATTTCGTGTGCAGAAAATCTgattgatttgttttttattgcatTAATTTAGCATAGGCTAGATATCTTTGGCGCCAGTAGATTATACACTTGAAGTAAAATATGAAAATCTTGCAAGTGATTATCAATaatgcagttaaaaaaaaaatctaataaaaaacatcattaccatcgtatCTTTCCGGTTAAATCAAATACTAAAATAACTTTGCATCTATCGTATCCATTTGTCGAATGTCTTTCTTCAACAGCATAAACTTAGGGGGAGATTATTGTGAGGCAAATATAAATTGACTGGCGAAAACTATCGAAAAATATTGTTGGTTTACTGTACACatcacggctctctctctctctctctctctctctctctctctctctctctctctctctctctctctctctctctctctctctctctctctctctctctctctctc from Penaeus chinensis breed Huanghai No. 1 chromosome 31, ASM1920278v2, whole genome shotgun sequence includes:
- the LOC125041626 gene encoding carbohydrate sulfotransferase 11-like; the protein is MVLKAGFTAWNALLAYVLGRQDLIDGHQTYMMSRVLKGSTAKFSSINSSPDFMKFVVVREPLSRLLSAYRDRIDAAYETGAANRFIPLILTFTRGMGYKQTYDNGTKVMPSFEEFLRYIASVAPESHDPHWRPITLQCGACYVNYTLIAHAETLNEDLGYILRETGMEKDADYTILLYNSHKGRGNTSDLLENYYSTVGPPLMRKILAIYRKDFTMFGYDPSDFLKMMYPDGSVVWNP